The proteins below come from a single Salinilacihabitans rarus genomic window:
- a CDS encoding DUF5822 domain-containing protein codes for MPEPVETTNPDGVDYGWVMQVTFVATILVGAPAIALASTAVTLPTWGARVEFAVRVGAAVWLVVAVCVFAYAKYAQDQ; via the coding sequence GTGCCCGAACCCGTCGAGACGACGAATCCGGACGGCGTCGACTACGGGTGGGTGATGCAGGTGACGTTCGTCGCCACCATCCTCGTCGGCGCGCCCGCGATCGCGCTCGCGTCGACGGCCGTTACCCTCCCGACGTGGGGTGCCCGCGTCGAGTTCGCGGTCCGCGTCGGCGCCGCCGTCTGGCTCGTCGTCGCCGTCTGCGTGTTCGCGTACGCGAAGTACGCGCAGGATCAGTAG
- a CDS encoding LiaF transmembrane domain-containing protein produces the protein MATTTSRRLPTGQFVLGAIVVLVGVLLLLNSTGVFPTRDLLLYAPLLFVAVGVWALVQSRFRNVVGPAVLIGIAGAAQLIALGYATVAQVVVYWPVLVIAFGLSIVLGQYRSRVRHTDDAFTSAFAAFGGVEKRNSSAAFTGAELTAAFGGTELDLRGATIADPPARINAVAMFGGVEIIVPREWNVRLDVLPVLAGAADDRPRRDGEHEDVDLVVTGFAAFGEVSVTD, from the coding sequence ATGGCTACGACGACGTCACGCCGCCTCCCGACCGGCCAGTTCGTCCTCGGTGCGATCGTGGTACTCGTGGGCGTACTGCTCTTGCTGAACTCGACCGGCGTATTCCCGACGCGGGATCTGTTGCTGTACGCCCCGCTGCTGTTCGTCGCCGTCGGCGTCTGGGCGCTCGTCCAGAGTCGCTTTCGGAACGTCGTCGGGCCGGCCGTACTGATCGGCATCGCCGGAGCGGCGCAACTGATCGCCCTCGGCTACGCCACGGTCGCGCAGGTCGTCGTCTACTGGCCGGTACTCGTCATCGCGTTCGGACTCTCGATCGTGCTGGGCCAGTATCGATCGCGGGTACGCCACACCGACGACGCCTTCACGTCCGCGTTCGCCGCGTTCGGCGGCGTCGAAAAGCGAAACAGTTCGGCGGCCTTTACCGGGGCGGAGTTGACCGCCGCGTTCGGGGGCACCGAACTCGACCTCCGCGGCGCCACAATCGCGGACCCCCCGGCCCGGATCAACGCGGTCGCCATGTTCGGTGGCGTCGAGATCATCGTTCCCCGCGAGTGGAACGTCCGGCTGGACGTCTTGCCCGTGCTGGCCGGCGCCGCCGACGACCGCCCCCGCCGCGACGGCGAACACGAGGACGTCGACCTCGTCGTGACCGGCTTCGCCGCCTTCGGGGAAGTCTCCGTGACCGACTGA
- a CDS encoding DUF7127 family protein — protein MNIEQFARGDDRVVRQYDYDDESVLAVDFGPVGPETSVDVVDGTVIVVVRDDQYEFDLPERATDAQAFIRNGVLTVELEVDA, from the coding sequence ATGAACATCGAACAATTCGCCCGCGGCGACGACCGGGTCGTCCGTCAGTACGACTACGACGACGAGTCCGTCCTCGCCGTCGACTTCGGCCCCGTCGGACCGGAGACGTCGGTCGACGTCGTCGACGGAACCGTCATCGTCGTCGTCAGAGACGACCAGTACGAGTTCGACCTGCCCGAGCGCGCGACCGACGCGCAAGCGTTTATCAGAAACGGGGTTCTCACTGTCGAACTGGAGGTAGACGCATGA
- a CDS encoding alpha/beta fold hydrolase translates to METVVHLGRETAYERADRGGTGPTALCVHGSGGTRNVWKSQHRIADEFPVVTVDLSGHGDSEDVDASPGYTALSAYADDVLAVAGATDADVLVGNSLGGAVVMHALLERDVAPSGIVLTGTGARLGVLQDLLEWLEHDFERAVDFLHGDDRLFHDPDPQIREASRQLMLDCGSAVTHRDFLTSHRFDVRDRLGEIDVPALVVYGEYDQLTPPWFHEYLAEELPDADLVEIEDAAHLAMLERPAAFNDALTSFLDSLD, encoded by the coding sequence ATGGAAACGGTCGTTCATCTCGGTCGGGAGACCGCCTACGAGCGCGCCGACCGCGGGGGGACGGGTCCGACCGCCCTCTGTGTCCACGGCAGCGGCGGGACCCGCAACGTCTGGAAGTCCCAGCACCGGATCGCCGACGAGTTCCCCGTCGTCACGGTCGACCTCAGCGGCCACGGCGACTCCGAGGACGTCGACGCCAGCCCCGGCTACACGGCGCTCTCGGCGTACGCCGACGACGTCCTCGCCGTCGCCGGGGCGACCGACGCCGACGTCCTCGTCGGCAACTCGCTGGGCGGTGCGGTCGTCATGCACGCGCTGCTCGAACGCGACGTGGCGCCGTCGGGGATCGTCCTCACGGGGACGGGCGCGCGGCTGGGGGTCCTTCAGGACCTCCTCGAGTGGCTCGAACACGACTTCGAGCGGGCCGTCGACTTCCTCCACGGCGACGACCGGCTCTTCCACGACCCGGACCCGCAGATACGCGAGGCCTCGCGGCAGTTGATGCTCGACTGCGGCTCCGCGGTGACCCACCGGGACTTCCTGACCAGCCACCGCTTCGACGTCCGCGACCGCCTCGGCGAGATCGACGTCCCCGCGCTCGTCGTCTACGGCGAGTACGACCAGCTTACCCCGCCGTGGTTCCACGAGTACCTCGCCGAGGAACTGCCCGACGCCGACCTCGTCGAGATCGAGGACGCCGCCCACCTCGCGATGCTCGAACGTCCGGCGGCGTTCAACGACGCCCTGACGTCGTTTCTGGACTCGCTGGACTAG
- a CDS encoding FmdE family protein, protein MSKPTHDTDRTNWNVEYENADPIRLRDPAAEALAVVDPEEPLVFTYADVVKAAGHSCPTAAGAYRIVQRGLEALYPGDELPVRGEVAVEAGGPRDDPSYGVTSRLISYVTGAAGEDGFGGLAGGHGGRRNLLTFGAFGDDALAYRFTRTDTGETVRVTYDTAAIPSAGPGVEHLPKLVAGEATDEERAAFARAWHGRVERILRGDGYVAVEREDASDD, encoded by the coding sequence ATGAGCAAACCGACACACGACACCGACCGAACGAACTGGAACGTCGAGTACGAGAACGCCGACCCGATCCGCCTGCGCGACCCCGCCGCCGAGGCGCTGGCGGTCGTCGACCCGGAGGAACCGCTCGTGTTCACCTACGCGGACGTGGTGAAGGCGGCCGGCCACTCCTGTCCGACGGCCGCCGGCGCCTACCGCATCGTCCAGCGGGGGCTCGAAGCGCTCTACCCGGGCGACGAACTCCCCGTCCGCGGCGAGGTCGCCGTCGAGGCGGGCGGCCCCCGCGACGACCCCTCCTACGGGGTGACGAGCCGTCTGATCTCCTACGTGACCGGAGCGGCCGGCGAGGACGGCTTCGGCGGACTGGCCGGCGGCCACGGCGGCCGCCGGAACCTGCTGACCTTCGGCGCGTTCGGCGACGACGCCCTCGCGTACCGGTTCACGCGGACGGACACGGGCGAGACCGTCCGCGTCACCTACGACACCGCGGCGATTCCGTCCGCGGGGCCGGGCGTCGAGCACCTGCCGAAACTGGTCGCCGGCGAGGCGACCGACGAGGAGCGCGCCGCCTTCGCCCGGGCGTGGCACGGCCGCGTCGAGCGGATCCTCCGTGGCGACGGCTACGTCGCCGTCGAGCGCGAGGACGCGAGCGACGACTGA
- the panB gene encoding 3-methyl-2-oxobutanoate hydroxymethyltransferase: protein MPTVRDLRAKAGEEPITMLTAYDAPTAAIVDEVGVDVVLVGDSVGNTTLGYETTLPVTVEDTARHVGAVARATEEALVVADMPFLSFGVDERESLENAGRMLKEEGADAVKLESGPHTVELTEKMVNLGIPVMAHLGLTPQHVNQYGGYPRQGTDPEAAERIVDLAEAHEEAGAFSLVLEHVPSNLAREVTETIDVPTIGIGAGPDCDGQVLVFHDAVGLSEWSPSFSKQFGDVRGEMLSAVESYVEAVEEGSFPAAEHSHEEADLDELY from the coding sequence ATGCCCACCGTCCGGGACCTGCGAGCGAAGGCGGGCGAGGAACCGATCACGATGTTGACGGCCTACGACGCGCCGACGGCGGCGATCGTCGACGAGGTCGGCGTGGACGTCGTGCTGGTCGGCGACAGCGTCGGTAACACGACCCTCGGCTACGAGACGACGCTGCCGGTCACCGTCGAGGACACCGCCAGACACGTCGGCGCCGTCGCGCGTGCGACCGAGGAGGCGCTGGTCGTCGCCGACATGCCGTTCCTCTCGTTCGGCGTCGACGAGCGCGAGAGTCTGGAGAACGCCGGCCGGATGCTCAAAGAGGAGGGCGCGGACGCGGTCAAACTCGAGAGCGGCCCGCACACGGTCGAGTTGACCGAGAAGATGGTCAACCTCGGGATTCCGGTGATGGCCCACCTCGGGCTCACCCCCCAGCACGTCAACCAGTACGGCGGCTACCCCCGGCAGGGGACCGACCCGGAGGCCGCCGAGCGGATCGTCGACCTCGCCGAAGCCCACGAGGAGGCGGGCGCGTTCTCGCTCGTCCTCGAACACGTGCCCTCGAACCTCGCGCGCGAGGTGACCGAGACCATCGACGTCCCGACGATCGGGATCGGCGCGGGCCCCGACTGCGACGGCCAGGTGCTCGTCTTCCACGACGCCGTCGGCCTGAGCGAGTGGAGCCCCTCGTTCTCGAAGCAGTTCGGCGACGTCCGCGGCGAGATGCTCTCCGCGGTCGAGTCCTACGTCGAGGCCGTCGAGGAGGGCTCGTTCCCCGCGGCGGAGCACAGCCACGAGGAGGCGGACCTCGACGAACTCTACTGA
- a CDS encoding CDC48 family AAA ATPase, protein MKLTVKPLKQKDAGRGLAAIDRASMRELDLENGDYIVIKGSGDGQAVARVWPGYPEDEGKGIVRIDGRLRQEAGVGIDDRVSVEKADVKPATSVTVALPQNLRIRGDIGPLVRDKLSGHAVTEGQTVPFSLSFGPMASSGQSVPLKIASTTPAGTVIITDSTDIHISETPAEQISAGAASAPEGVPDVTYEDIGGLDDELDQVREMIELPMRHPELFQQLGIEPPKGVLLHGPPGTGKTLMAKAVANEIDAHFETISGPEIMSKYYGESEEQLREVFEEAEENAPAIVFIDELDSIAPKREEAGGDVERRVVAQLLSLMDGLEERGRVTVVAATNRVDAIDPALRRPGRFDREIEIGVPDKEGRREILQVHTRGMPLSDSVDLEQYAENTHGFVGADLESLTKEAAMNALRRIRPDLDLEAEEIDAEVLETLQVTERDFKEALKGITPSALREVFVEVPDVTWNDVGGLEDTKERLRETIQWPLDYPEVFEAMDMEAAKGVLMFGPPGTGKTLLAKAVANEAQSNFISIKGPELLNKFVGESEKGVREVFEKARSNAPTVIFFDEIDSIAGERGRTVSDSGVGERVVSQLLTELDGLEELEDVVVVATTNRPDLIDRALLRPGRLDRHVHVPVPDEEARRKIFEVHTRDKPLADAVDLDELAAETEGYVGADIEAVCREASMAATREFIGSVDPGEMNEAVTNVRISTEHFEQALDEVGPSVTPETRERYEEIEEEFETAEPEPEEQIGRTFQ, encoded by the coding sequence ATGAAACTCACCGTCAAACCCCTCAAACAGAAGGACGCGGGGCGCGGGCTCGCGGCGATCGACCGCGCGTCGATGCGCGAACTCGACCTCGAGAACGGCGACTACATCGTCATCAAGGGGAGCGGCGACGGCCAGGCAGTCGCGCGCGTCTGGCCGGGGTACCCCGAGGACGAGGGCAAGGGGATCGTCCGGATCGACGGCCGCCTGCGCCAGGAGGCCGGCGTCGGGATCGACGACCGCGTCAGCGTCGAGAAAGCGGACGTCAAGCCCGCGACGTCGGTCACGGTGGCGCTCCCGCAGAACCTCCGCATCCGCGGCGACATCGGCCCGCTCGTACGCGACAAACTGAGCGGTCACGCCGTCACCGAGGGCCAGACGGTACCGTTCTCGCTGTCGTTCGGGCCGATGGCGAGTTCCGGCCAGTCGGTGCCGCTGAAGATCGCGAGCACCACACCCGCCGGGACGGTCATCATCACCGACTCGACCGACATCCACATCTCGGAGACGCCCGCCGAGCAGATCAGCGCCGGGGCCGCAAGCGCCCCCGAGGGCGTCCCGGACGTCACCTACGAGGACATCGGCGGCTTAGACGACGAACTCGATCAGGTCCGCGAGATGATCGAGTTGCCGATGCGCCACCCCGAACTGTTCCAGCAACTCGGCATCGAGCCGCCGAAGGGCGTCCTCCTGCACGGCCCGCCGGGGACCGGCAAGACGCTGATGGCGAAAGCCGTCGCCAACGAGATCGACGCCCACTTCGAGACGATCTCCGGCCCGGAGATCATGTCGAAGTACTACGGCGAGAGCGAGGAGCAACTCCGCGAGGTCTTCGAGGAGGCCGAGGAGAACGCCCCCGCGATCGTCTTCATCGACGAACTCGACTCCATCGCGCCCAAGCGCGAGGAGGCCGGCGGCGACGTCGAACGGCGCGTCGTCGCGCAACTGCTCAGCCTGATGGACGGCCTCGAAGAGCGCGGCCGGGTCACCGTCGTCGCGGCGACGAACCGCGTCGACGCGATCGACCCCGCCCTCCGTCGGCCGGGCCGGTTCGACCGCGAGATCGAGATCGGCGTCCCCGACAAGGAGGGTCGCCGGGAGATCCTGCAGGTCCACACCCGCGGGATGCCCCTCTCGGACAGCGTCGACTTAGAGCAGTACGCCGAGAACACCCACGGCTTCGTCGGCGCCGACCTCGAGAGCCTGACGAAGGAGGCCGCGATGAACGCCCTGCGGCGCATCCGGCCCGACCTCGACCTCGAAGCCGAGGAGATCGACGCCGAGGTGCTCGAGACCCTTCAGGTGACCGAGCGCGACTTCAAGGAGGCGCTCAAGGGCATCACGCCCTCGGCGCTCCGCGAGGTCTTCGTCGAGGTGCCCGACGTCACGTGGAACGACGTCGGCGGCCTCGAGGACACCAAAGAGCGCCTGCGCGAGACGATCCAGTGGCCACTCGACTACCCCGAGGTGTTCGAGGCCATGGACATGGAGGCCGCCAAGGGCGTCCTGATGTTCGGCCCGCCGGGCACCGGGAAGACCCTGCTCGCGAAGGCGGTCGCCAACGAGGCCCAGTCGAACTTCATCTCGATCAAGGGCCCCGAACTGCTGAACAAGTTCGTCGGCGAGTCCGAGAAGGGCGTCCGCGAGGTGTTCGAGAAGGCGCGCTCGAACGCCCCGACGGTGATCTTCTTCGACGAGATCGACTCGATCGCCGGCGAGCGCGGTCGCACCGTCAGCGACTCCGGCGTCGGCGAGCGCGTCGTCTCGCAACTGCTGACCGAACTCGACGGCCTCGAGGAACTGGAGGACGTGGTCGTGGTCGCCACGACCAACCGCCCGGACCTCATCGACCGCGCCCTGCTCCGGCCGGGCCGGCTGGACCGCCACGTCCACGTGCCGGTCCCCGACGAGGAGGCCCGCCGGAAGATCTTCGAGGTCCACACCCGCGACAAGCCACTCGCCGACGCGGTCGACCTCGACGAACTCGCCGCCGAGACGGAAGGCTACGTCGGCGCCGACATCGAGGCCGTCTGCCGCGAGGCGTCGATGGCCGCGACCCGCGAGTTCATCGGCTCGGTCGACCCCGGGGAGATGAACGAGGCGGTCACCAACGTCCGCATCTCGACGGAACACTTCGAGCAGGCCCTCGACGAGGTCGGCCCGAGCGTGACCCCCGAAACCCGCGAGCGCTACGAGGAGATCGAAGAGGAGTTCGAGACGGCCGAACCCGAGCCCGAAGAACAGATCGGCCGCACGTTCCAGTAG
- a CDS encoding acyl-CoA dehydrogenase family protein encodes MALTDEQAAIRDVVREFAVEEIRPTAAEADRTQEFPEDVWDGLAELDLTGLTVPEEYGGYDADPVTYSVVNEEVAYGALAVATALSVHCLATSCIAEFGDEDQRERWLPEMTAGRPVGAFALSEPHAGSNPAEMSTEARREGDEYVIDGEKQWITNGKRAGVYVLFAKTDQEDPATITQFVVPGDADGLSVGEKEDKLGLRASDTTSLTFDGVRIPAENRLTEEGRGLSAAFHILTGGRIAIASQAVGLAQAALDEAIDYSREREQFGDPIAEIQSVRHTIAEMATRTQAARQLTRYAARERADGDGALAASMAKYFASEAAMHVTNEAVQVHGGYGYVTEGEVERLYRDAKITEIYEGTTEIQKTVVARHLLD; translated from the coding sequence ATGGCACTCACGGACGAGCAGGCGGCGATTCGCGACGTGGTGCGGGAGTTCGCCGTCGAGGAGATCCGCCCGACGGCCGCCGAGGCCGACCGGACCCAGGAGTTCCCCGAGGACGTCTGGGACGGCCTCGCGGAACTCGACCTGACGGGCCTGACGGTTCCCGAGGAGTACGGCGGCTACGACGCCGACCCCGTCACCTACAGCGTCGTCAACGAGGAGGTCGCCTACGGCGCGCTCGCGGTGGCGACCGCGCTGTCGGTCCACTGCCTCGCTACCTCCTGTATCGCCGAGTTCGGCGACGAGGACCAACGGGAGCGCTGGCTGCCGGAGATGACCGCGGGCCGGCCCGTCGGCGCGTTCGCGCTCTCGGAACCGCACGCGGGCTCGAACCCCGCCGAGATGTCGACCGAGGCCCGCCGCGAGGGCGACGAGTACGTGATCGACGGCGAGAAGCAGTGGATCACGAACGGCAAGCGCGCGGGCGTCTACGTGCTGTTCGCGAAGACCGACCAAGAGGACCCCGCGACGATCACGCAGTTCGTCGTCCCGGGGGACGCAGACGGCCTCTCCGTCGGCGAGAAGGAGGACAAACTCGGCTTGCGCGCGAGCGACACGACGAGCCTGACGTTCGACGGCGTCCGCATCCCGGCCGAGAACCGCCTCACCGAGGAAGGCCGGGGGCTCTCCGCGGCGTTTCACATCCTCACCGGCGGCCGGATCGCCATCGCCTCGCAGGCCGTCGGCCTCGCCCAGGCGGCCCTCGACGAGGCGATCGACTACAGTCGGGAGCGCGAGCAGTTCGGCGACCCGATCGCCGAGATCCAGTCGGTCCGACACACGATCGCCGAGATGGCGACCCGGACGCAGGCCGCCCGCCAGCTCACCCGGTACGCCGCCCGGGAGCGCGCCGACGGCGACGGCGCGCTCGCCGCGAGCATGGCGAAGTACTTCGCGAGCGAGGCGGCGATGCACGTCACGAACGAGGCCGTCCAGGTCCACGGCGGCTACGGCTACGTCACCGAGGGCGAGGTCGAACGCCTCTACCGCGACGCCAAGATCACCGAGATCTACGAGGGGACGACCGAGATCCAGAAGACGGTCGTCGCGCGTCACCTGCTCGACTGA
- the priS gene encoding DNA primase small subunit PriS — MEERTRAYLRGRFRDHYRRTEITPPPAANEREWGYIPWTDGPGQTMVRHRSLLEIGDLGEFLVRERPRHVYFSAGRYRDPGANSMGEKDWRCSDLVFDLDADHLPSVTLGEDSYAEMLAKCKDALLRLLEFLEDDFGFEDLEVVFSGGRGYHVHVRDESVLELEREQRREIVDYVRGIGLDFDELIERKTVAGLGRKTPTERKRLRIDGGWGARTHERFMAFVDELLELPEEAALDRLQAFDGIGEGKATATLNAARNNREGLESGNVTVHTAVAQLAERFAARTVERENAPIDEPVTTDTNRLIRLPGSLHGGSALETRRIERDAIDEFDPLVDAVPDTFRGHEIAVSVTRGGEVELGGDTFTVSDGDQSLPEYVATFLMARGRAEKEKE, encoded by the coding sequence ATGGAAGAGCGAACGAGGGCCTACCTCCGGGGGCGGTTCCGCGACCACTACCGCCGCACCGAGATCACGCCGCCGCCCGCGGCCAACGAGCGCGAGTGGGGATACATCCCGTGGACCGACGGGCCGGGGCAGACGATGGTGCGCCACCGTTCGCTGCTCGAAATCGGCGACCTCGGCGAGTTCCTCGTCAGGGAGCGCCCGCGACACGTCTACTTCTCCGCCGGTCGCTACCGCGACCCCGGCGCGAACTCGATGGGCGAGAAGGACTGGCGCTGCTCCGATCTCGTCTTCGACCTCGACGCCGACCACCTGCCGAGCGTCACGCTGGGGGAAGACTCCTACGCCGAGATGCTCGCCAAGTGCAAGGACGCCCTCCTGCGCCTGCTGGAGTTCCTCGAGGACGACTTCGGCTTCGAGGACCTCGAAGTCGTCTTCTCCGGCGGCCGGGGCTACCACGTCCACGTCCGCGACGAGTCCGTCCTCGAACTGGAGCGCGAGCAGCGCCGCGAGATCGTCGACTACGTCCGCGGCATCGGGCTGGACTTCGACGAACTGATCGAGCGCAAGACGGTCGCCGGCCTCGGCCGGAAGACCCCGACGGAGCGAAAGCGCCTGCGGATCGACGGCGGCTGGGGCGCCCGCACCCACGAGCGGTTCATGGCGTTCGTCGACGAACTGCTCGAACTGCCCGAGGAGGCGGCCCTCGACCGCCTCCAGGCGTTCGACGGCATCGGCGAGGGGAAGGCGACGGCGACGCTCAACGCCGCGCGGAACAACCGCGAGGGGCTGGAGTCGGGCAACGTCACCGTCCACACGGCAGTCGCCCAGCTCGCCGAGCGCTTCGCCGCGCGGACGGTCGAGCGCGAGAACGCGCCGATCGACGAACCGGTGACGACGGACACGAACCGGCTGATCCGGCTGCCGGGCAGTCTCCACGGCGGCAGCGCCCTCGAAACGCGTCGGATCGAGCGCGACGCGATCGACGAGTTCGACCCGCTGGTCGACGCCGTCCCCGACACCTTCAGAGGACACGAAATCGCCGTCTCGGTCACCCGCGGCGGCGAGGTCGAACTCGGGGGCGACACTTTTACGGTTTCCGACGGTGACCAGTCGCTTCCCGAGTACGTCGCGACCTTTCTCATGGCGCGCGGCCGGGCGGAAAAGGAGAAAGAATGA
- the bcp gene encoding thioredoxin-dependent thiol peroxidase, with amino-acid sequence MLDVGEEAPEFELPNQRGETVRLSSFEGQRVVVYFYPRANTTGCTTEACEFRDARPAFDERDAVVVGISDDPVEDLAAFADEYDLDFHLLSDEYGEVATLYESYGEKRLFDNTFDGVFRNTYVIGPDGRIEAAYEDVTPEGHAEEVLADLTAGSADSRTVSSSQ; translated from the coding sequence ATGCTCGACGTTGGCGAGGAGGCACCGGAGTTCGAACTGCCGAACCAGCGCGGCGAGACGGTTCGCCTCTCGTCGTTCGAGGGGCAGCGCGTGGTCGTCTACTTCTACCCGCGGGCGAACACGACCGGGTGTACGACCGAGGCCTGCGAGTTCCGCGACGCGCGGCCGGCGTTCGACGAGCGCGACGCCGTCGTCGTCGGCATCAGCGACGATCCGGTCGAGGACCTCGCGGCGTTCGCCGACGAGTACGACCTCGACTTCCACCTGCTGTCCGACGAGTACGGCGAGGTGGCGACGCTGTACGAGTCCTACGGCGAGAAGCGGCTGTTCGACAACACGTTCGACGGCGTCTTCCGCAACACGTACGTGATCGGCCCCGACGGCCGGATCGAGGCCGCCTACGAGGACGTCACGCCCGAGGGCCACGCCGAGGAAGTGCTCGCGGACCTGACGGCCGGATCGGCGGACTCCCGTACCGTGAGCAGTAGTCAGTGA
- a CDS encoding HAD family hydrolase, protein MTEYDAVVYDLDGTLVDLDVDWAATARDVREVYRAAGVEPPGDGLWDLLAAAPEAGLGEEVEATIAAREREGARTSPRLPRADELLALSVPAGVCSLNCEAACRIALDRHDLLSTVDVVVGRDTVTTRKPHPEPLIEAVTRLGARPERALFVGDSARDEETAQRAGTDFEYVDGEPSGY, encoded by the coding sequence GTGACCGAGTACGACGCCGTCGTATACGACCTCGACGGGACGCTCGTCGACCTCGACGTCGACTGGGCCGCGACCGCCCGCGACGTCCGCGAGGTGTACCGCGCCGCGGGCGTCGAACCGCCGGGCGACGGCCTCTGGGACCTGCTCGCGGCCGCACCCGAGGCGGGACTGGGCGAGGAGGTCGAGGCGACGATCGCCGCACGCGAGCGCGAGGGGGCGCGGACCTCGCCCCGACTGCCCCGCGCGGACGAACTGCTCGCCCTGTCGGTCCCGGCGGGGGTCTGTTCGCTCAACTGCGAGGCGGCCTGCCGGATCGCCCTCGACCGACACGACCTGCTGTCGACCGTCGACGTCGTCGTCGGCCGCGACACCGTCACCACGCGCAAACCCCACCCGGAGCCGCTGATCGAGGCGGTCACCAGACTCGGGGCGCGGCCGGAGCGGGCGCTGTTCGTCGGGGACTCGGCGCGCGACGAGGAGACGGCACAGCGAGCGGGGACCGACTTCGAGTACGTCGACGGCGAGCCGTCGGGCTACTGA